One Scophthalmus maximus strain ysfricsl-2021 chromosome 7, ASM2237912v1, whole genome shotgun sequence genomic window, acacacacagacacacacacaaacagacacagacacacacacacacacacacacacacacacacagacacacacacacacatacagacacacagacacacacacacaaaaacagacacagacacacacagacacagacacacacacacacacacacacacagacacacacacaaacagacacagacacacacacacacacacacacacacaaacagacacagacacacacacacacacacacacacacacaaacagacacagacacacacacacacacacacacacacacacaaacagacacagacacacacccccccacagAGATGTTAATTAAAGTGCAGTGTTCAGATGAGGCTGAGACGTGTTGTGACACGTTCCTGTTTAGAActaaactacacacacacacacacacacacacacacacacacacacactctctctgtttgAATGAACCTCATGTTCTGTTCACTACTGGATTTATTATTGATCTGATATTGACCACATGATAATATCAATAATCCAGAGACTCTTGAATCTTTGTCTCTTGACGTCATGTCGACTCGTGTTCACTGATCCAATTCAGCATCTTTACGTTTTTCAcctctttgagaaaatgacgtTGTGGACTAACGATCCTCTGCCCCTCCCCTTCCTGTCTAATGATGTAAGAAGTGTTGACTGACTGTCGCTACACTGACATGGTCACATGGGTTCATGTACAGTCTGTGGCCTGCAGGGGGCCAGCTGACCTCAGTGACCTCACTGACCTgggctctgacctctgaccctctcGGTCAGGTCCTGCAGgtggacgagcagcagcagacatccGGCTCCTAGCAGCAGGAGGAACCAGAGCGAACCGAGCGGCGAGCACGACGACCTCATGACGACCGGCAGGCAGATCCCAGAgcgaccacgaccacgaccacgttccctggggggagaggagggttACACAGGGTACAAACAGGAAGTAACCACACTCACTGTttgagagggggaggggctgaACTGCTGCAGTAAATGTCACAGCGACTAAACTGTTGAGTAAATAACCACAGgaaacgaaagaggagacgacagaggagacgacagaggagacgacagaggagacgaaagaggagacgacagaggagacgacagaggagacgacagaggagacgacagaggagacgacaggagacgacagaggagacgaaagaggaaacgaaagaggagacgacagaggagacgaaagaggagacgacagaggagacgacagaggagacgacagaggaaacgaaagaggagacgacaggagacgacagaggagacgacagaggagacaacagaggagacgacagaggagacgacagaggagacgacaggagacgacagaggagaggacagaggagacgaaagaggagacgacagaggagacgacagaggagacgacagaggaaacgaaagaggagacgaaagaggagacgacagaggagacgacagaggagacgacagaggaaacgaaagaggagacgacagaggagacgacagaggagacgacagaggagacgacaggagacgacaggagacgacagaggagacgaaagaggaaacgaaagaggagacgacagaggagacgaaagaggagacgacagaggagacgacagaggagacgacagaggaaacgaaagaggagacgacaggagacgacagaggagacgacagaggagacaacagaggagacgacagaggagacgacagaggagacgacaggagacgacagaggagaggacagaggagtagaaaagaggagacgacagaggagacgacagaggagacgacagaggagacgacagaggagacgacaggagacgacagaggagaggacagaggagacgaaagaggagacgacagaggagacgacagaggagacgacagaggaaacgaaagaggagacgacaagagacgacaggagacgacagaggagacgacagaggaaacgaaagaggagacgacagaggagacgacagaggagacgacagaggagacgacaggagacgacaggagacgacagaggagacgaaagaggaaacgaaagaggagacgacagaggagacgaaagaggagacgacagaggagacgacagaggagacgacagaggaaacgaaagaggagacgacaggagacgacagaggagacgacagaggagacaacagaggagacgacagaggagacgacagaggagacgacaggagacgacagaggagaggacagaggagtagaaaagaggagacgacagaggagacgacagaggagacgacagaggagacgacagaggagacgacaggagacgacagaggagaggacagaggagacgaaagaggagacgacagaggagacgaaagaggagacgaaagaggagacgacagaggagacgacaggagacgacaggagacgacagaggagacgacagaggagacgacaggagacgacagaggagacgacagaggagacgacaggagacgacaggagacgacagaggagacgacagaggaaacgaaagaggagacgacagaggagacgaaagaggagacgacagaggagacgacagaggagacgacagaggagacgacagaggagacgacaggagacgacaggagacgacagaggagacgacagaggagacgtcagaggagacgacaggagacgacagaggaaacgaaagaggagacgacaggaaacgaaagaggagacgacagaggagacgacagaggagacgacagaggaaacgaaagaggagacgacaggaaacgaaagaggagacgacagaggagacgacagaggagacgacagaggagacgacaggagacgacagaggagacgacagaggagacgacaggagacgacaggagacgacagaggagacgaaagaggaaacgaaagaggagacgacagaggagacgacagaggagacgaaagaggagacgacagaggagaggacagaggagacgacagaggaaacgacagaggaaacgaaagaggagacgacagaggagacgacagaggagacgacagaggagacgacagaggaaacgaaagaggagacgacagaggagacgacagaggagacgacaggagacgacaggagacgacagaggagacgaaagaggaaacgaaagaggagacgacagaggagacgacagaggagacgaaagaggagacgacagaggaaacgaaagaggagacgacagaggagacgacagaggagacgacagaggagacgacaggagacgacaggagacgacagaggagacgaaagaggaaacgaaagaggagacgacagaggagacgacagaggagacgacagaggagacgacagaggaaacgaaagaggagacgacagaggagacgacagaggagacgacagaggagacgacagaggagacgacaggagacgacaggagacgacagaggagacgacagaggagacgacagaggagacgaaagaggagacgacagaggagacgacagaggagacgacagaggagacgacagaggagacgaaagaggagacgacagaggagacgacagaggagacgacagaggagacgaaagaggagacgacagaggagacgacagaggagacgacagaggaaacgaaagaggagacgacaggagacgacaggagacgacagaggagaggacagaggagacgaaagaggagacgacagaggagacgacagaggagacaataggagacgacaggagacgacagaggagacgacagaggagacgacaggagacgacagaggagaggacagaggagacgaaagaggagacgacagaggagacgacagaggagacgacaggagacgacaggagacgacagaggagacgacagaggagacgaaagaggagacgacagaggagacgacagaggagacgacagaggaaacgaaagaggagacgacagaggagacgacagaggagaggacagaggagaggacagaggagaggacagaggagacgacagaggagacgacagaggagaggacagaggagacgacaggagacgacagaggagacgacagaggagacgacagaggagacgacagaggaaacgaaagaggagacgacagaggagacgacagaggagacgacaggagacgacagaggagacgacagaggagacgacagaggagacgacagaggaaacgaaagaggagacgacagaggagacgacagaggagacgacaggagacgacagaggagacgacagaggagacgctGTTGGAGTGTGAGACACGCCCAGCTCCCATGAGGCCGAGCGGAAAAATCTGTTCTCAGCaggtgcagcacacacacacacacacacacacacacacacagtctgtcccgcgtctttatatacagtggtATCAGTCAGGTCTCTTGTgtccatgcccccccccccccccccccccacccggtTCAGACCTCATTATGTCAGATCACGTTCTCTCTCAGAACCAGATGAAGCTGCAGAACgtgaaggaaacaaacaaacgactctcagtcatttttcttcttcttcactcacacacacacacacacacacacacacacaggagacacacacagaggacacacacacacacacacacacacacacacaggagacacacacacacacacacacagcagacacacacacacacacacacaaacacgcacacacaggaaacacacacacacacaggagacacacacacacacaggagacacacacacacaggacacacacacacacacaggagacacacacacacacaggagacacacacacacacacacaggagacacacacacacacacacacacacacaggagacacacacacacacacacacaggagacacacacacacacacacacacaggagacacacacacacacacacaggagacacacgcacacacacacacacaggagacgcacacacacacacacacacacacaggagacacacacacacacacacacaggagacgcacacacacacacacacacacacaggagacacacacacacacacacacaggagacacacgcacacacacacacaggagacacacgcacacacacacaggacactcAGACTCATCGAGCCGATCATCAGCTGATCGTCAGCAGGTGGACGTTAGAGACTCTGATTCATATCGATGTTCATTTCAAACATCCCATATCAATTCATAAAATCCTGAGATCGATCTTTTAATATTTGCCTTTTCCTGTATCATCTGTGTTAGTCTGGCGAGACCGACATGAGTCCACATCAGTggagtgaagcagcagcagataggCCTGCCATGATAATCATGATCCACgtatgatacatgaatatgaactgaACAACAGACAGTAGaataaacatcaacaacagcctCGCTGctcctctcgtctgttctcgtcgtatgattcataaatcactggtttgatCTATAACATGTAAGTAAGTAATGTAAACAAGAAAATATGGACttattagtatttttctatttctctcagcagcgacacatCGTGGAGGACTCACAAAGACCAAAAGACCTAAACAGTGAGttcacatgattcagttttaataaaaatgatcttaaaattatgataatatttttcatcgcgatcatttctgggacaatacaAAAtttattgtgcaaaaaaaagtcgTGATCGTGACGAGGTGTTCGTACAAACAAAGACCCGTCATCGTGACGGACGAGGAAATGAACATGGTCCGTGCTGCGGAATCACGCTAAACTTAGCCTCGCTAACAGCTAACCGCTAACAGCTAATCGCTTACAGCTAACCGCTTACGGCTAACCGCTTACGGCTAACACTAAGCTAAAGGCCGCTCCGTCTACAGGTCAAGACAGAAGTAGTAGATTCCAGAGTTAATCTTacactgacagagaaatgtcttcattcatcacagactgtatttttttgtgtatatgaTTATTGATTTATGCTTGTGTCCGTCCTGGTTGCCGTGGTGATCTTGTTGTGTCCTCTCGTCTTTTGTGGACATTCATATTTTGAATAATGCAGCAGGACCCAGATTCATCTCTGCACAACATTAGTTCTGTGAACATCTCTGTCATAACCAAAGTGAAACATCTGTAAATGAATCCGATGGAATGGATTGATGAAACCGGTGAAGCTTTAATAAACACCAGTATACGTTATCCCATAAGATTACAGTGTCATCAGGGAATGAACAGGGATTAACTTCCTCAAACCGGATTACAGATTATATTCTGATTATGTTTATGGTGCTTTGATTTTTCTGTGCTTTCAATCATCCGACAGAATATTTCAGATGATGTTGATTCGATGAAGATTATAAAACATCTGAACTGACGCTGAGACCAATTATGAACTGACGGAGCTCAAGGTCCCTTTAGTGTCTGTTCTGGACCTTTGATCACATCACATGATCTTCTACCACAGACGAACAGGACCAGGTCCGCGGTGGAGGACCAGGGTGGTCCTGAACCGGACCAGATCCGCCGTGGTCCTGAACCGGTCCAGATCCGCCGTGGTCCTGAACCGGACCAGGTCCGCGGTGGAGGACCAGGGTGGTCCTGAACCGGACCAGATCCGCCGTGGTCCTGAACCGGTCCAGATCCGCCGTGGTCCTGAACAGGACCAGGTCCGCGGTGGAGGACCAGGGTGGTCCTGAACCGGACCAGATCCGCCGTGGTCCTGAACCGGACCAGGTCCGCGGTGGAGGACCAGGGTGGTCCTGAACCGGACCAGATCCGCCGTGGTCCTGAACCGGACCAGGTCCGCGCTGGAGGACAACCGTGGTCCTGAACCAAACCAGATCCGCCGTGGTCCTGAACCGGACCAGGTCCGCGCTGGAGGACAACCGTGGTCCTGAACCAAACCAGATCCGCCGTGGTCCTGAACCGGACCAGGTCCGCGCTGGAGGACAACCGTGGTCCTGAACCAAACCAGATCCACCGTGGTCCTGAACCGGACCAGGTCCGTGCTGGACGACCACGCTGGTCCTGAACCGGACCAGGTTCGCGGTTCAGGACCACCGTGGTCCTGAACCCCGGACCAGATCCACGGTGGTCCTGAACAGGAACAGGACCAGGTCCGCGGTGGTCCTGAATATTTTTACTCATTATCAAACCTTCTCTTCATGAacgttttcttctttctgtttgtgttggaacCTGATATGATATGatcccgtgtttgtgtgtgtgtgtgtgtgtgtgtgtgtgtgtgtgctcagcatCCATTAGCATGAGACTGAAAGATTCAGTTGGTCCCTGGAGTCTCGCTTCAGTTGGAGATGGAGGAAGTCGTTACTAACATCCATCTGCTACAGGACACTCACatggagtgaggaagaggaagagtaggaggaagaggaagaggaagagtaggaggaagaggaagaggaagagtaggaggaagaggaagagtaggaggaagaggacgaggatgaggaagagagaaaggacGAGGATGACTTTACAACTGAAATGAGAGAATCACTGTGTGAGTAACTCTACTCTCCAGTTACACACTCtccagttacacacacacacacacacacagagtgtgtgtgtgtgtgtgtgtgtgtgtgtgtgtcgcaggaCAGAGGATATTTTTAGCAGCGCGGAGAGAAATAATTCAGTGCGATCACAGAGCAGCTCGTTCAGCTTCTCCCTGACGGAggagaggaccccccccccccctccccaggtAGGGGTGGTtaggctctgcctcctggatCGTAGGCgtgaaacaggaagcagctgagACTTTTAATACGGTAAACGACCAGATGATCATGTGACGTGAATAACTGACGGTGTGCACCTGgtgtaagccccgccccttctTGGTTTTGATTGActtcctctgacctctgatcttTACAGATGTTCGGAGACGTCGTGACACGTCAGGTCATTTTCAGTGTGTCGTCGCTAAGGGCAACGACAGAAACGTCCTCAGATCTACTTCCGGTTTCGTCCAGTGACCATCTGAacacccctgacccctgaccttctgCTGCCTCTCTTATAATCATCACAGTTTTCAGTCTTTTAGTCTTTTATGATAATTGATTCATGTTAAACCTCACGTGATCAATAAAGTTTCAGATTGTTGGAGCTTCACTCGGGATCACGGTGCGTTAACGGTTCAGTTACCGTCAACCACAACCAGAGTCCGGTACCTGTCCGCTCTCACTCACCTGTGTGCGGATCATGGACGCAGTCAGAGGAGTTTCCGATCCGGTGGAAGTCCTCTCGTGAGCTCCGTCTCTTCACGGGGATGGAGCGCGGGACAGGGCGGGACCGAGAACCGGGGAGAGTTCTCCGAGGACGGGCTGGGCGGACGAGATGACGCGTCGAGCTGCCGGAGGAGAAGGACCAACAGACCGGATGTTGGACTGGAGCCCTTCAAAATAAGTGACAAATAAAATCAGAGGGGACGTCGGTGAACCAGAACCAGTTTTATTGGATCATTGGTTCGGTTCTTCATACTGTGACGTCATGACCTCATTATGTAAAGTGACTTaatgtctgttgtgatttgatgatatacaaataaaactgaaatgaattgtacatacaaggaatttaacacacacacacacacaacatttatatcatataaacatattaatgtattttcaatattttcacgACACATATAAAACACATGAGATGACGTCATTTTAGATACAGGaaacatatgaaatattgtGTGGAGATAATAGATAATGTCTTTTATCCTGTAAACATACAAACatcatttaatttgaataaatacatataaagtACAAACGTTCtgtttgtacttttactttattgGACCAGACCGGAAAAACTAACTCTTGTTGCGGTGACTTGACCGAtcgcgagcagcagcagcgctgtgtgtgcgtgtgtgcgtgtgtgtgtgtgtgtgtgagtgtgtgtgtgcgtgtgtgtgtgtgtgtgtgtgtgcgtgtgtgtgtgtgcgtgtgtgcgtgtgtgtgtgtgtgtgtgagtgtgtgtgtgcgtgtgtgtgtgtgtgtgtgtgagtgtgtgtgtgcgtgtgtgtgtgtgtgtgagtgtgtgtgtgcgcgcgtgcgcgcgtgcgtgtatgtgtgtgtgtgtgcgtgcgcgtgcgcgtatgtgcgcgtgtgtaggtatgtgcgcgtgtgtgtgtgtgtgtgtgcgtgtgtgcgtgtgtgtgctctcctcctcctcctcgctgtttACCGCCGGTCCTCCCCCCGGGACACCGAGCAGCCGACGCCaggcaacagaggaggagggagagcaggcaGGTGAGAGGATGAAGTCCTGGTGCTCCAGAAGAAACATATACACGTTGTAGAGAGGAAGTATCGATGAAGAAGAGTTACTCTCTGTTGAAcccacaaaatatatacatgtatatctATACATAAAATAGTTTTATAAACGAGATGAAATAAAGCTCATGTGACGAATTCATGAAGTTTTTCAATTTGCATGAAGACATTTTActcagtgtgacacacacacaaacacacatatataataataataataataataataataataataataataataatcctttttaTTTATGGGCGTCTTTCAGGAAACTCAAGGACACCTTacaagataaaaacagatgcacaacattaaaaacagacataaatacAGAGTAATAAACAGAGCACAGTTAAATACTAAGACATTTCTCAAAAGTTACAGAGAGAAGACCAAACGGAAAAGGTGTTTTTAGAGATGGGCTTTAAAAGTGGGGTGAAAATCACTGTCACAAATGGTTTGTGGGAGAGAGTTCCAGAGACGGGGGCTGCACGGCTGAACGCTacacgctgtacacacacacacacacacacacacacacacacacacacatatatacatagtGTGGTCGGTTAGGTCATGACGTGcagtgtgtgtctccctctgctggtcagtcaCGTGTCCTGCTCCTCAGGGTGTAAATGATTAACATGATGAATccgttcagttcagttttatttgtataatcaCAACATTCATCTTTAATGAGGTCATGACAACCGTTGGTGctctggaccaatcagagctcagaTGCCCATGTAGGTGTTCATCTTTCCCAGCGCGTCGCAGACGGTGGTGAGGTCGCTGCGCAGGTCGCGCACCACGCGTTCGATACCGCCAGTGTCCTTCAGAAGGTCGATGCTCTGAGTGAACGGGTTGTAGAAGACGGAGAAGGGACGGACGATGGACTTCGCAAAGTCCCTGAGACCAGAGAcggatcatcatcatcttcatcatcatcatcatcatcttcatcatcatcatcatcatcatcatcatcatcatcaccattatcatcatcatcatcatcaccatcatcatcatctcatcatcatctcatcatctcatcatcatcatcttcatcatcatcatcatcatcatcatcatcaccattatcatcatcatcatcatcatcaccatcatcatcatctcatcatctcatcatcatcatcttcatcttgtgtgtgttcctcaccTCATCTTTTCCTTGGCGTCCTCAAAGCTCTCGGAGACAAAGTAAACTTCCTGGAATGTGGTGATGAGACATTCCTGGTGACAGGTCGTCCGGGGGTCAAAGGTCCTCACGCAGGCCTGGTCCGACAGGGcatgctgggggaaaaaacgtCATCAGGAAGTGAATCTGTGTTCGACAACAACaaagttgttgtgtcagtgtgtgtgtgtgtgtgtgtgtgtgtctctgtatgtgtgtcagtgtgtgtgtgtgtgtgtgtgtgtgtgtgtgtctctgtatgtgtgtcagtgtgtgtgtgtgtgtgtgtgtgtgtgtgtgtgtttgtgtgtgtgtgcgtcaccCTCAGTTCTCCTATAGACGACAGTAGCCCTGCCCCGTACGCTCTCAGCTGTCCGTCCTGTTTGCAGAGTCCAAACTCAATAGTGAAGAaataacactgtaaaaaaatcaGTTGAACATTTAACAAactgatatataatatataataagctGCTCTTTGACTAactgtatatgtttttaaaatgtacactaATATTAATGTGTCTGTTGATCATGTCTGTCTCCTCAGGGAGGATGTAATACACACTGTGGCCTGTAGAAGTCACAGcttcacaaacaacaacatcaattaTGTGTCACGGATACTTTCATCATATTtacatcagctcctcctcccctcagcccctcccctcagcccctcctcccttcagctcctcccctcagctcctcctcccctcagctcctcctcccttcagcccctcccctcagcccctcccctcagttcctcctcccctcagcccctcccttcagcccctcccctcagcccctcccctcagttcctcctcccctcagcccctcccttcagctcctcccctcagctcctcccctcagttcctcctcccctcaacCCCTCCCTTCAGCTcctcccctcagctcctcctcccctcagcccctcccctcagctcctcccctccgctcctTCCCTCATTCTCACCGTGGCCAGTTTCTGGACGTCGTCGTCCGACGCTCCCAGAGACGCGAGGCCGATCTCCTGAGAGAACTGAGCAAACCGCGGGTCGGCGAGCAGCGGAACGTGACCCAGCAGCTCGTGACACGTGTCACTGGAACAACACGAGCAGGAAGTCAGACACCGTCTGTTGTcgcaggtgtttgtgtgtctgtgtgtgtgtgtgtgtgtgtgtgtgtgtgtgtgtgtactcacggTTCAGGTGTGTAGAGCGGATCAGTGCTGTGACGAACGTATTGAGTACAGTTGAACACTCTGTACGCCAAACCTGCGAGGAAATCTCTGGGCGACAAGTAACCCGCTACAGGACGCACTGTGAAACCAGAGCgctctgaacacacacgcacacacacacacacacacacacagacacacaaacaaccacacacacacacgcgcacacacacagagacacacacacacacaccacagagacacacaaacaaccacacacacacacacacacacacacacacacacaaacaaccacacacacacacacacacacacacacacagacacacacactcacagagagacacaaacacacacacagagacacacacacacacaccacagagacacacaaacaaccacacacacacacacacacacacacacacacacacacacacacacacacacacacacacacacacagacacacacacacacacacacacacacacacacacagagacacacacacacacacacacgcacacacacacacacacacacacacacacacacacacagagacacacacacacacacacacacacagagacacacacacacacacacacacacgcagacacacacaccacagagacacacaaacaaccacacacacacacacacacacacacacacacagagacacacacacacacgcacacacacacgggttgCAGGGGAGCAGAAAGGGTCATACAGACGGATTATGAGCTGTCCTGCAGCctgacaccagggggcgacgtggctcctctcacctctcaggAAGCGGGACACGTCCTCCAGCTGGGGGATGTTGTCCTCGCGGTAGCCGCAGTGCTTGGTGAGCAGCGGCAGGTTCTTCAGATATTCTCTGCAGGCGTGAGTCGGGTACAGTTGGGTCAGCTCCCTGAACACCACCCCCCACGTCTTCACCTCCTCCGGGGTGTACTGGATGCGAGGGATGGGCTGTCCGCTGAGGGTGGAGACAGACTCCAGCTCAGGTACAGATGAACTCTTTCTCATTTGAAACGtctgaacattaaaaacactgaaacttACAATTTGTAATTCATGGCCACTTCCACAAAGTATTTCCTCCGCTGACGATAAACATGAT contains:
- the tph2 gene encoding tryptophan 5-hydroxylase 2 → MASSHVMKEPVPRMQPAMMMFSSKYWTRRGMSLDSAMFDQQQQRHTGGQMSRRPSFCPINEKPDSERGDESGKTAVVFSLKNEVGCLVKALKLFQEKRVNLNHIESRKSKRVTNEVEILADCSCSKKEFDDLLDHLKLHVNVISFNTPEHAWSSEADEDDVPWFPMKISELDQCSHRVLMYGSELDADHPGFKDHVYRQRRKYFVEVAMNYKFGQPIPRIQYTPEEVKTWGVVFRELTQLYPTHACREYLKNLPLLTKHCGYREDNIPQLEDVSRFLRERSGFTVRPVAGYLSPRDFLAGLAYRVFNCTQYVRHSTDPLYTPEPDTCHELLGHVPLLADPRFAQFSQEIGLASLGASDDDVQKLATCYFFTIEFGLCKQDGQLRAYGAGLLSSIGELRHALSDQACVRTFDPRTTCHQECLITTFQEVYFVSESFEDAKEKMRDFAKSIVRPFSVFYNPFTQSIDLLKDTGGIERVVRDLRSDLTTVCDALGKMNTYMGI